GGAGCGATCATGATGGAAGGATTAACGTTTTACAGCTACCCTAGTTGCACATCTTGTCGCCGTACGAAAGCTTGGCTAAAGAGCCAGGATATCCCGTTCAAAGAACAGCATTTGTTTAGAGATACCCCAAACGCCGACGAGCTTAAACGGATTCTTTCCTTAACAACAAATGGAATTGATGAAATTTTAGCGAAGAGAAGCAAGGAATTTAAAAAACTTAGTATAAATGTAGACGAACTATCCATTAATGAGTTCCTGGAGCTTGTTATCGAGAAGCCTAAGCTGCTGCGACGCCCGATTCTTACTGACGGTGAGAAACTGGTTGTCGGCTACAATGTCGAAGGTCTTCGCGGAATTACGAATAAGCGCAGGGAGCTCAGCGAGCAAATATCTTAAAATGATATCATACGTTTTTTCCCCACACTAATTAGGTGTGGGGTATATTTTTGTAATTTTCTTTGATTTTCCATTGTCGAGCTCTAGATCATATGCACACTCAACGGTTTCATTTGAAAGCGTCTCACAGCCTACCATGGCAAAGCCGTTCGGCAATTGATAGGAAGCTGTGACCGGGAATTCTGCCCATTCCTCAGACTGAAGAAACCGGCTTTGTGCGTAGGTAAATAAA
This window of the Halobacillus sp. Marseille-Q1614 genome carries:
- a CDS encoding Spx/MgsR family RNA polymerase-binding regulatory protein; amino-acid sequence: MEGLTFYSYPSCTSCRRTKAWLKSQDIPFKEQHLFRDTPNADELKRILSLTTNGIDEILAKRSKEFKKLSINVDELSINEFLELVIEKPKLLRRPILTDGEKLVVGYNVEGLRGITNKRRELSEQIS